The Miscanthus floridulus cultivar M001 chromosome 7, ASM1932011v1, whole genome shotgun sequence genome includes a region encoding these proteins:
- the LOC136466056 gene encoding uncharacterized protein has translation MDKGNGLNILYVDTLDAMCIPRSKLGLAGSPFHGVIPGAQAYRLRQIDLPITFGNRASFRSEVLTFEVVDFPRSYHVILGRPCYAKFMVIPNYTYLKLKVSGPNDIITVSSAFSHAFMCDREHFKLTTMVINSSKLPRLEELLTLAVSDCNKPTSSMAFRSLEETKVVGIDTTDPTKMVRIGTQLLAK, from the coding sequence atggacaaaggcaacggcctcaacatcctctacgttgacaccctcgacgccatgtgcatccctcGGTCAAAACTCGgcctagcgggctctcccttccacggagtGATCCCAGGAGCGCAGGCTTACCGACTCAGGCAGATTGACCTACCCATCACATTTGGCAATCGAGCCAGCTTCCGCTctgaggtcctcaccttcgaagtggtggacttcccaagGTCCTACCATGTCATCTTGGggaggccatgctacgccaaattcatggtaatccccaactacacctacctcaagctaaaggtgtcgggaccgaacgacatcatcactgtgagtagcgccttctcacacgccttcatgtgcgaccgtgagcattttAAGCTCACCACCATGGTCATTAACTCATCCAAGCTCCCACGGCTCGAGGAGTTGTTGACCCTAGCAGTCtcggactgcaacaaaccaacctcctcgatggccttccgctcgctcgaggaaaccaaggtggtggggatcgacaccactgacccaaccaagatggtgcggatcgggacccagctcttggccaaatag